A region of Dermochelys coriacea isolate rDerCor1 chromosome 1, rDerCor1.pri.v4, whole genome shotgun sequence DNA encodes the following proteins:
- the ING4 gene encoding inhibitor of growth protein 4 isoform X4, giving the protein MAAGMYLEHYLDSIENLPFELQRNFQLMRDLDQRTEDLKSEIDKLATEYISNARTLSSEEKLGLLKQIQEAYAKCKEFGDDKVQLAMQTYEMVDKHIRRLDTDLARFEADLKEKQIESSDYDSSSSKGKKKGRAQKEKKAARARSKGKNSDEEAPKMAQKKLKLIRTTEYGMPSVTFGNVHPSDVLDMPVDPNEPTYCLCHQVSYGEMIGCDNPDCSIEWFHFACVGLTTKPRGKWFCPRCSQERKKK; this is encoded by the exons GCATTGAGAACCTGCCATTTGAATTGCAGAGAAATTTCCAACTCATGCGAGATCTAGACCAGCGAACAGAAG ACCTCAAGTCAGAGATTGATAAACTGGCCACGGAGTATATCAGCAATGCACGGACTCTGTCTTCGGAGGAAAAACTGGGGCTTCTCAAGCAAATTCAGGAGGCCTATGCGAAATGCAAGGAGTTCGGGGATGACAAGGTTCAGCTGGCCATGCAGACCTATGAGATG GTGGATAAGCACATCCGGCGGCTAGACACAGACCTTGCCCGTTTTGAAGCTGACTTGAAGGAGAAGCAGATTGAGTCGAGTGACTACGACAGCTCCTCCAGCAAGGGCAAGAAGA AGGGCCGGGCCCAAAAGGAGAAGAAAGCTGCCCGTGCTCGTTCTAAGGGGAAAAACTCTGATGAGGAGGCACCAAAGATGGCTCAAAAGAAGCTGAAACTCATCCGCAC CACGGAGTATGGGATGCCCTCGGTGACATTTGGAAATGTGCACCCCTCAGATGTCCTGGATATGCCTGTGGATCCCAACGAACCCACCTACTGCCTGTGCCACCAGGTCTCCTATGGGGAGATGATTGGCTGTGATAACCCTGAT TGCTCCATCGAGTGGTTCCATTTCGCCTGTGTGGGCCTGACGACAAAGCCGAGAGGGAAATG GTTCTGCCCTCGCTGTTCCcaggagaggaagaagaaataa
- the ING4 gene encoding inhibitor of growth protein 4 isoform X2: protein MWSGSVPHTCPRRQILPRGIENLPFELQRNFQLMRDLDQRTEDLKSEIDKLATEYISNARTLSSEEKLGLLKQIQEAYAKCKEFGDDKVQLAMQTYEMVDKHIRRLDTDLARFEADLKEKQIESSDYDSSSSKGKKKGRAQKEKKAARARSKGKNSDEEAPKMAQKKLKLIRTTEYGMPSVTFGNVHPSDVLDMPVDPNEPTYCLCHQVSYGEMIGCDNPDCSIEWFHFACVGLTTKPRGKWFCPRCSQERKKK from the exons GCATTGAGAACCTGCCATTTGAATTGCAGAGAAATTTCCAACTCATGCGAGATCTAGACCAGCGAACAGAAG ACCTCAAGTCAGAGATTGATAAACTGGCCACGGAGTATATCAGCAATGCACGGACTCTGTCTTCGGAGGAAAAACTGGGGCTTCTCAAGCAAATTCAGGAGGCCTATGCGAAATGCAAGGAGTTCGGGGATGACAAGGTTCAGCTGGCCATGCAGACCTATGAGATG GTGGATAAGCACATCCGGCGGCTAGACACAGACCTTGCCCGTTTTGAAGCTGACTTGAAGGAGAAGCAGATTGAGTCGAGTGACTACGACAGCTCCTCCAGCAAGGGCAAGAAGA AGGGCCGGGCCCAAAAGGAGAAGAAAGCTGCCCGTGCTCGTTCTAAGGGGAAAAACTCTGATGAGGAGGCACCAAAGATGGCTCAAAAGAAGCTGAAACTCATCCGCAC CACGGAGTATGGGATGCCCTCGGTGACATTTGGAAATGTGCACCCCTCAGATGTCCTGGATATGCCTGTGGATCCCAACGAACCCACCTACTGCCTGTGCCACCAGGTCTCCTATGGGGAGATGATTGGCTGTGATAACCCTGAT TGCTCCATCGAGTGGTTCCATTTCGCCTGTGTGGGCCTGACGACAAAGCCGAGAGGGAAATG GTTCTGCCCTCGCTGTTCCcaggagaggaagaagaaataa
- the ING4 gene encoding inhibitor of growth protein 4 isoform X1, translating to MWSGSVPHTCPRRQILPRGIENLPFELQRNFQLMRDLDQRTEDLKSEIDKLATEYISNARTLSSEEKLGLLKQIQEAYAKCKEFGDDKVQLAMQTYEMVDKHIRRLDTDLARFEADLKEKQIESSDYDSSSSKGKKKGRAQKEKKAARARSKGKNSDEEAPKMAQKKLKLIRTSTEYGMPSVTFGNVHPSDVLDMPVDPNEPTYCLCHQVSYGEMIGCDNPDCSIEWFHFACVGLTTKPRGKWFCPRCSQERKKK from the exons GCATTGAGAACCTGCCATTTGAATTGCAGAGAAATTTCCAACTCATGCGAGATCTAGACCAGCGAACAGAAG ACCTCAAGTCAGAGATTGATAAACTGGCCACGGAGTATATCAGCAATGCACGGACTCTGTCTTCGGAGGAAAAACTGGGGCTTCTCAAGCAAATTCAGGAGGCCTATGCGAAATGCAAGGAGTTCGGGGATGACAAGGTTCAGCTGGCCATGCAGACCTATGAGATG GTGGATAAGCACATCCGGCGGCTAGACACAGACCTTGCCCGTTTTGAAGCTGACTTGAAGGAGAAGCAGATTGAGTCGAGTGACTACGACAGCTCCTCCAGCAAGGGCAAGAAGA AGGGCCGGGCCCAAAAGGAGAAGAAAGCTGCCCGTGCTCGTTCTAAGGGGAAAAACTCTGATGAGGAGGCACCAAAGATGGCTCAAAAGAAGCTGAAACTCATCCGCAC CAGCACGGAGTATGGGATGCCCTCGGTGACATTTGGAAATGTGCACCCCTCAGATGTCCTGGATATGCCTGTGGATCCCAACGAACCCACCTACTGCCTGTGCCACCAGGTCTCCTATGGGGAGATGATTGGCTGTGATAACCCTGAT TGCTCCATCGAGTGGTTCCATTTCGCCTGTGTGGGCCTGACGACAAAGCCGAGAGGGAAATG GTTCTGCCCTCGCTGTTCCcaggagaggaagaagaaataa
- the ING4 gene encoding inhibitor of growth protein 4 isoform X3 yields MAAGMYLEHYLDSIENLPFELQRNFQLMRDLDQRTEDLKSEIDKLATEYISNARTLSSEEKLGLLKQIQEAYAKCKEFGDDKVQLAMQTYEMVDKHIRRLDTDLARFEADLKEKQIESSDYDSSSSKGKKKGRAQKEKKAARARSKGKNSDEEAPKMAQKKLKLIRTSTEYGMPSVTFGNVHPSDVLDMPVDPNEPTYCLCHQVSYGEMIGCDNPDCSIEWFHFACVGLTTKPRGKWFCPRCSQERKKK; encoded by the exons GCATTGAGAACCTGCCATTTGAATTGCAGAGAAATTTCCAACTCATGCGAGATCTAGACCAGCGAACAGAAG ACCTCAAGTCAGAGATTGATAAACTGGCCACGGAGTATATCAGCAATGCACGGACTCTGTCTTCGGAGGAAAAACTGGGGCTTCTCAAGCAAATTCAGGAGGCCTATGCGAAATGCAAGGAGTTCGGGGATGACAAGGTTCAGCTGGCCATGCAGACCTATGAGATG GTGGATAAGCACATCCGGCGGCTAGACACAGACCTTGCCCGTTTTGAAGCTGACTTGAAGGAGAAGCAGATTGAGTCGAGTGACTACGACAGCTCCTCCAGCAAGGGCAAGAAGA AGGGCCGGGCCCAAAAGGAGAAGAAAGCTGCCCGTGCTCGTTCTAAGGGGAAAAACTCTGATGAGGAGGCACCAAAGATGGCTCAAAAGAAGCTGAAACTCATCCGCAC CAGCACGGAGTATGGGATGCCCTCGGTGACATTTGGAAATGTGCACCCCTCAGATGTCCTGGATATGCCTGTGGATCCCAACGAACCCACCTACTGCCTGTGCCACCAGGTCTCCTATGGGGAGATGATTGGCTGTGATAACCCTGAT TGCTCCATCGAGTGGTTCCATTTCGCCTGTGTGGGCCTGACGACAAAGCCGAGAGGGAAATG GTTCTGCCCTCGCTGTTCCcaggagaggaagaagaaataa
- the ING4 gene encoding inhibitor of growth protein 4 isoform X5, which produces MRDLDQRTEDLKSEIDKLATEYISNARTLSSEEKLGLLKQIQEAYAKCKEFGDDKVQLAMQTYEMVDKHIRRLDTDLARFEADLKEKQIESSDYDSSSSKGKKKGRAQKEKKAARARSKGKNSDEEAPKMAQKKLKLIRTSTEYGMPSVTFGNVHPSDVLDMPVDPNEPTYCLCHQVSYGEMIGCDNPDCSIEWFHFACVGLTTKPRGKWFCPRCSQERKKK; this is translated from the exons ATGCGAGATCTAGACCAGCGAACAGAAG ACCTCAAGTCAGAGATTGATAAACTGGCCACGGAGTATATCAGCAATGCACGGACTCTGTCTTCGGAGGAAAAACTGGGGCTTCTCAAGCAAATTCAGGAGGCCTATGCGAAATGCAAGGAGTTCGGGGATGACAAGGTTCAGCTGGCCATGCAGACCTATGAGATG GTGGATAAGCACATCCGGCGGCTAGACACAGACCTTGCCCGTTTTGAAGCTGACTTGAAGGAGAAGCAGATTGAGTCGAGTGACTACGACAGCTCCTCCAGCAAGGGCAAGAAGA AGGGCCGGGCCCAAAAGGAGAAGAAAGCTGCCCGTGCTCGTTCTAAGGGGAAAAACTCTGATGAGGAGGCACCAAAGATGGCTCAAAAGAAGCTGAAACTCATCCGCAC CAGCACGGAGTATGGGATGCCCTCGGTGACATTTGGAAATGTGCACCCCTCAGATGTCCTGGATATGCCTGTGGATCCCAACGAACCCACCTACTGCCTGTGCCACCAGGTCTCCTATGGGGAGATGATTGGCTGTGATAACCCTGAT TGCTCCATCGAGTGGTTCCATTTCGCCTGTGTGGGCCTGACGACAAAGCCGAGAGGGAAATG GTTCTGCCCTCGCTGTTCCcaggagaggaagaagaaataa